The following are encoded in a window of Fibrobacter succinogenes genomic DNA:
- a CDS encoding diphosphate--fructose-6-phosphate 1-phosphotransferase, with product MSENLSVLTKARQAYQPKLPVSLKNGALSVKINKGAATESVSDQAKIKELFPNTYGLPVVQFEAAEAKAGKALRMGVVLSGGQAPGGHNVIAGIYDGIKSVSKDSVLFGFLGGPSGLENGKYIEIDDAKMDAYRNAGGFDMIQSGRTKLETEEQFNKCIAVANKLDLDAIVIIGGDDSNTNAAVLGEYFQSKGVKTCVCGCPKTIDGDLKNEFIETSFGFDTAVKTYSELIGNIMRDANSAQKYWHFIKLMGRSASHIALEAALQTHPNICLISEEVKAKQMKLKDVINQVADVVYARAAQGKNFGVALIPEGLLEFIPDVGVLISELSEALAHHEAEVEGLDTAAKVEKLCAWVSAESAEVLKSLPAGIQAQLMLERDSHGNVQVSLIETEKLIIEMVKKELKNRGDFKGKFSALNHFFGYEGRCAAPSNFDADYCYSLGFAASVLALNNMNGYMSSVRNVTKGIENWVAGGLPITMMMNIERRHGADKPVIRKALVELDGPMSAPFKYFAARRDEWAKTESYTYPGPIQYWGPSEVCDITNFTIKLERGAMK from the coding sequence ATGTCCGAAAATCTCTCTGTACTGACCAAGGCCCGTCAGGCCTATCAGCCGAAGCTCCCGGTGTCCCTCAAGAATGGCGCCCTCAGCGTGAAGATTAACAAGGGTGCTGCTACGGAATCCGTTAGCGACCAGGCCAAGATCAAGGAACTCTTCCCGAACACTTACGGTCTTCCGGTTGTTCAGTTCGAAGCAGCCGAAGCCAAGGCTGGCAAGGCTCTCCGCATGGGCGTGGTTCTCTCTGGTGGCCAGGCTCCGGGTGGACATAACGTTATCGCCGGTATCTACGACGGCATCAAGTCCGTTTCCAAGGATTCCGTCCTTTTCGGTTTCCTCGGCGGTCCGAGCGGCCTCGAAAACGGCAAGTACATTGAAATTGACGACGCCAAGATGGACGCCTACCGCAACGCCGGTGGCTTCGACATGATCCAGTCTGGCCGTACCAAGCTCGAAACTGAAGAACAGTTCAACAAGTGCATCGCTGTTGCCAACAAGCTCGACCTCGACGCTATCGTTATCATCGGTGGTGACGACTCCAACACGAACGCTGCTGTTCTCGGTGAATACTTCCAGTCCAAGGGCGTCAAGACCTGCGTTTGCGGTTGCCCGAAGACCATCGACGGTGACTTGAAGAACGAATTCATCGAAACCTCTTTCGGTTTCGACACCGCTGTGAAGACCTACTCTGAACTCATCGGCAACATCATGCGCGATGCTAACTCCGCTCAGAAGTACTGGCACTTCATCAAGCTCATGGGCCGCTCTGCTTCCCATATCGCTCTCGAAGCCGCTCTCCAGACCCACCCGAACATCTGCCTTATCTCTGAAGAAGTCAAGGCAAAGCAGATGAAGCTCAAGGACGTGATCAACCAGGTTGCTGACGTTGTTTACGCTCGTGCAGCTCAGGGCAAGAACTTCGGTGTCGCCCTCATTCCGGAAGGCCTCCTCGAATTCATCCCGGACGTTGGTGTCCTTATCTCTGAACTTTCTGAAGCCCTCGCCCACCACGAAGCCGAAGTCGAAGGTCTCGACACGGCTGCTAAGGTCGAAAAGCTCTGCGCATGGGTCAGCGCTGAATCCGCTGAAGTCCTCAAGAGCCTCCCGGCTGGCATCCAGGCCCAGCTCATGCTCGAACGCGACAGTCATGGCAACGTTCAGGTTTCCCTCATCGAAACTGAAAAGCTCATCATCGAAATGGTCAAGAAGGAACTCAAGAACCGTGGTGACTTCAAGGGCAAGTTCTCTGCTCTCAACCACTTCTTCGGTTACGAAGGCCGTTGCGCAGCTCCGTCCAACTTCGACGCTGACTACTGCTACAGCCTCGGCTTTGCAGCATCCGTTCTCGCCCTCAATAACATGAACGGCTACATGAGCTCTGTTCGCAACGTCACCAAGGGTATCGAAAACTGGGTCGCTGGCGGCCTTCCGATTACCATGATGATGAACATCGAACGCCGTCACGGTGCAGACAAGCCGGTTATCCGCAAGGCTCTCGTTGAACTCGATGGCCCGATGAGCGCTCCGTTCAAGTACTTCGCCGCTCGCCGCGACGAATGGGCTAAGACTGAATCCTACACCTACCCGGGTCCGATCCAGTACTGGGGTCCGAGCGAAGTTTGCGATATCACGAACTTCACGATCAAGCTCGAACGCGGTGCTATGAAGTAA
- the alr gene encoding alanine racemase — protein sequence MKLLSTPPDLNKIARPNWIEINLDALCENIKFIRSQIPASTKILLPVKADSYGHGSLACSFAAKFGGADYLGVAHISEGMILRQYGMDLPILVLGPCTPADFAYFVEFQLTAAITDIRTAMAFDQFLGETGTTCKAHLAIDTGMNRYGFDAEDFNNIRAALSLKHLKFEGMFTHLATADMPGNPKTEVQIQRFSRLVDVLEAEGLRPEICHCSSSAGTLTHPESHFDMVRPGLALYGYNCMGAAPSPWPLKPVMKIKSTIRHVHDVKPGETVSYGGYWAAQQLTRIATIAIGYGDGYLRGEYNKGFVFIRGQLCPILGRVCMDATMVDVSHIPDVQVGETVDVVNGELDFRISMESVADEHHTIPYELTSRVARRLYRKYYWKNRLVRWDFLKEEFGVQEYKEYPLR from the coding sequence ATCAATTTAGACGCCCTTTGTGAAAACATCAAGTTTATCAGAAGCCAAATTCCGGCTTCGACCAAGATTTTACTCCCCGTCAAGGCAGACTCTTACGGCCACGGAAGCCTCGCCTGCTCTTTTGCCGCCAAGTTCGGTGGTGCCGACTACCTTGGCGTAGCCCACATTAGCGAAGGCATGATTCTTCGCCAATATGGCATGGACTTGCCAATTCTAGTGTTGGGTCCTTGCACGCCCGCAGACTTCGCCTACTTTGTCGAATTCCAGCTCACGGCTGCCATTACCGACATCCGCACAGCAATGGCATTCGACCAATTCCTTGGCGAAACGGGAACCACCTGCAAGGCGCACCTCGCGATAGACACGGGCATGAACCGTTACGGCTTTGACGCCGAAGACTTCAACAACATTCGCGCGGCACTATCCCTCAAGCATTTGAAGTTCGAAGGAATGTTCACGCACCTTGCTACAGCCGACATGCCGGGCAATCCAAAAACAGAAGTTCAGATTCAACGTTTCTCCCGTCTCGTAGACGTTCTCGAAGCCGAAGGACTGCGCCCGGAAATCTGCCACTGCTCCAGTTCCGCAGGCACGCTCACACACCCCGAAAGCCACTTCGACATGGTGCGTCCGGGCCTTGCCCTTTACGGTTACAACTGCATGGGAGCAGCACCATCACCATGGCCGCTCAAGCCCGTCATGAAAATCAAGTCCACTATCCGCCACGTGCACGACGTGAAGCCCGGCGAAACAGTGAGCTACGGCGGTTACTGGGCAGCCCAACAGCTCACGCGCATTGCGACAATCGCCATCGGTTACGGTGACGGTTACCTCCGCGGCGAATACAACAAGGGATTTGTTTTTATCCGTGGACAGCTCTGCCCGATTCTCGGACGCGTGTGCATGGATGCGACAATGGTCGATGTAAGCCACATTCCAGATGTGCAAGTTGGCGAAACAGTTGATGTCGTAAACGGCGAACTCGACTTCCGCATTTCGATGGAAAGCGTTGCCGACGAACACCACACGATTCCATACGAACTAACAAGCCGCGTGGCACGCCGCCTGTACCGCAAGTATTACTGGAAAAACCGCCTTGTGCGCTGGGACTTCCTCAAGGAAGAATTCGGCGTACAGGAATACAAGGAATACCCCTTGCGCTAG
- the prfB gene encoding peptide chain release factor 2 (programmed frameshift), which translates to MAFNTTHTGLIELRSRIDKLWGYLDLEAKTEELYVLEKDSGDPNLWNDQEKAQAMMKKIGNLKGLLDSWKEVSQTCDDLAELYEMSKDEESADLTATLESDIAELRARVEKMEFKKMLNGPDDACACLMSIHPGAGGTESQDWALMLFRMYTHFFERENMDFKVVDFQEAEDAGLKSATIEVTCENAYGLLRSEIGVHRLVRISPFDANARRHTSFTAVYLYPEHEDIEFDLDMSEVRVDTYRSSGAGGQYINKTDSAVRMTHLPTGIMASCQTERSQIQNRETCYKMLKTMVAEHYRLEEEAKRDARMAEKKKVEWGSQIRSYVLQPYQMVKDLRTGVETSDTAGVLDGKIRPFIDAYLLSTSEGNKG; encoded by the exons ATGGCATTCAATACAACTCATACCGGGCTTATCGAATTGCGCAGTCGCATAGATAAACTCTGGGGGTATCTT GACTTAGAAGCAAAGACCGAAGAACTCTACGTCCTTGAAAAAGATTCCGGCGACCCGAACCTGTGGAATGATCAGGAGAAGGCGCAGGCAATGATGAAGAAGATTGGGAACCTCAAGGGGCTCCTTGATTCCTGGAAAGAAGTTTCCCAAACGTGCGATGACCTTGCTGAACTTTATGAAATGAGCAAGGATGAGGAATCGGCGGACCTTACCGCAACGCTCGAATCCGATATCGCGGAACTCAGGGCGCGTGTGGAGAAGATGGAGTTCAAGAAAATGCTGAACGGGCCGGATGACGCCTGTGCATGCCTCATGTCTATCCATCCGGGTGCAGGCGGCACAGAATCCCAGGACTGGGCGCTCATGCTTTTCCGCATGTACACACATTTCTTTGAACGCGAAAACATGGACTTCAAGGTGGTGGATTTTCAGGAAGCAGAAGATGCAGGCCTCAAGAGTGCAACGATCGAAGTCACTTGCGAAAACGCATACGGATTGCTGCGTTCGGAAATTGGCGTTCACCGCTTGGTGCGTATCAGCCCGTTTGATGCCAACGCTCGCCGCCATACGAGCTTTACTGCTGTTTATTTGTACCCGGAACATGAAGATATCGAATTTGATTTGGACATGTCCGAAGTGCGCGTCGATACATACCGCAGTAGCGGTGCAGGTGGTCAGTACATCAACAAGACCGATTCCGCAGTGCGTATGACCCACTTGCCGACAGGCATCATGGCGAGCTGCCAGACGGAACGTTCGCAGATCCAGAACCGCGAAACCTGCTATAAAATGCTCAAGACCATGGTCGCTGAACACTACCGCTTGGAAGAAGAAGCGAAGCGCGATGCTCGCATGGCCGAGAAGAAAAAGGTCGAATGGGGTAGCCAAATCCGCAGCTACGTGTTGCAGCCATACCAGATGGTCAAGGACTTGCGCACTGGCGTGGAAACCTCGGATACCGCAGGCGTGCTCGACGGAAAAATCCGCCCGTTCATCGACGCTTATCTGCTGAGCACTAGCGAAGGGAATAAGGGGTAG
- a CDS encoding methylated-DNA--[protein]-cysteine S-methyltransferase, with protein sequence MPHGMKFDDPKFTKISHRNVWGEWTFIFEGSKLCGLKFQENTDEVKATPSNVQACAYASPDSELQINNRVRNAYRKAVNELNLYLAGKLCEFSISIKIYGTEFQKKVLEVTRHIPYGKTRTYKQVAIEVGHPQAVRAVGNVLHNNPLQVVIPCHRVIDSRGHLSGYALGVGIKRRLLCMEGALPNELILE encoded by the coding sequence ATGCCGCATGGTATGAAGTTTGATGACCCGAAATTCACAAAGATAAGCCACCGGAATGTCTGGGGCGAATGGACCTTTATCTTCGAAGGATCTAAACTTTGTGGTCTAAAATTTCAGGAAAATACAGACGAAGTAAAAGCAACTCCGAGCAATGTTCAAGCATGCGCTTATGCAAGCCCAGACTCGGAATTGCAAATAAACAACCGCGTTCGCAACGCCTACCGTAAGGCTGTGAATGAACTTAATTTGTACCTCGCAGGCAAGCTCTGCGAGTTTTCTATTTCCATAAAAATCTACGGCACCGAGTTTCAGAAAAAAGTTCTCGAAGTCACGCGGCACATTCCTTACGGGAAAACCAGGACTTACAAGCAAGTCGCAATCGAGGTTGGTCATCCACAGGCGGTTCGCGCGGTCGGGAATGTATTGCACAACAATCCACTACAGGTGGTAATTCCTTGCCACCGCGTTATCGACAGCCGTGGGCACTTGAGCGGTTACGCGCTTGGAGTCGGCATAAAAAGAAGGCTCCTCTGCATGGAGGGAGCCTTACCGAATGAATTAATACTGGAATAA